Proteins found in one Streptomyces sp. NBC_00461 genomic segment:
- a CDS encoding ABC transporter ATP-binding protein has product MTTTATTTATQVVGFEQVSKTYGTVRAVDGLTLALHPGETVALLGPNGAGKSTTLDLLLGLKQADSGTVSVFGTSPREAIVAGRVGAMLQSGGLMDEVTVAELVKLACDLHPKPYKAGDVLARAGVAQIADRKVNKLSGGQAQRVRFALATAGDSDLIVLDEPTTGMDVSARQAFWATMREQADQGRTVLFATHYLEEADAIADRVLVLHRGRLLADGTAAEIKAKAGARRVAFDLEGTIDEASLRALPFLTSLTVSGQTVRIQSADADATVHALYGLGVYPRNLEVAGLGLEQAFVAITAAEEAKQSC; this is encoded by the coding sequence ATGACGACGACAGCGACGACGACCGCCACACAGGTCGTCGGGTTCGAGCAGGTGAGCAAGACCTACGGGACCGTGCGGGCCGTGGACGGGCTGACGCTGGCCCTGCACCCGGGGGAGACCGTGGCCCTGCTGGGGCCCAACGGGGCCGGCAAGTCGACCACCCTCGACCTGCTGCTGGGCCTGAAGCAGGCCGACAGCGGCACGGTCAGTGTCTTCGGCACCAGCCCGCGCGAGGCCATCGTCGCCGGCCGGGTGGGCGCCATGCTGCAGAGCGGCGGGCTGATGGACGAGGTGACGGTCGCCGAACTGGTGAAGCTCGCCTGCGACCTGCACCCCAAGCCGTACAAGGCCGGCGACGTCCTCGCCCGCGCCGGTGTCGCGCAGATCGCCGACCGCAAGGTCAACAAGCTCTCCGGAGGCCAGGCCCAGCGCGTGCGCTTCGCTCTCGCCACCGCCGGCGACAGCGACCTGATCGTCCTCGACGAGCCCACCACCGGCATGGACGTCTCCGCCCGCCAGGCCTTCTGGGCCACCATGCGCGAGCAGGCGGACCAGGGCCGGACCGTCCTGTTCGCCACGCACTACCTGGAGGAGGCGGACGCGATCGCCGACCGGGTGCTGGTGCTGCACCGGGGGCGGCTGCTCGCCGACGGGACGGCGGCCGAGATCAAGGCGAAGGCGGGAGCCAGGCGCGTCGCCTTCGACCTGGAGGGCACCATCGACGAGGCCTCTCTGCGCGCTCTTCCCTTCCTCACCTCCCTCACCGTCAGCGGCCAGACCGTCCGCATCCAGTCCGCCGACGCCGACGCGACCGTGCACGCCCTCTACGGCCTCGGCGTCTACCCCCGCAACCTCGAAGTCGCCGGGCTCGGCCTGGAGCAGGCCTTCGTCGCCATCACCGCCGCCGAGGAGGCCAAGCAGTCATGCTGA
- a CDS encoding ABC transporter permease, translating to MLNTFASRALIKLELARALRNRKFLFFSVIYPSVIFLLASSQTGTVDGTGLSVASYVMVSMASFGALTAVLMGNSERIAKERESGWVRQLRLTTLPGRGYVLAKTASAAVVSLPSIVVVFVVAAAVKDVRLDAWQWLALTGAIWAGSLVFAALGVAIGYLASGDAVRPITMIIYFGLSILGGLWFPSTGFPTWLQDIAKWLPTHAYAALGRSIEQSQAPHAQDIAILVAFFLLFAGGAAWLYRKDTLKA from the coding sequence ATGCTGAATACATTTGCTTCGCGGGCCCTGATCAAGCTGGAACTGGCACGCGCCCTGCGCAACCGCAAGTTCCTGTTCTTCTCGGTGATCTACCCGTCGGTCATCTTCCTGCTGGCCTCCAGCCAGACGGGCACCGTCGACGGCACCGGCCTGAGCGTCGCGTCGTACGTCATGGTGTCCATGGCCTCCTTCGGCGCCCTGACCGCGGTCCTCATGGGCAACAGCGAGCGCATCGCCAAGGAGCGGGAGAGCGGCTGGGTACGGCAGCTGCGGCTGACCACGCTGCCGGGGCGGGGCTACGTCCTCGCCAAGACCGCCAGCGCCGCCGTCGTCAGCCTGCCGTCCATCGTGGTCGTCTTCGTGGTCGCCGCCGCCGTCAAGGACGTACGCCTGGACGCCTGGCAGTGGCTCGCCCTCACCGGCGCGATCTGGGCCGGCAGCCTGGTCTTCGCCGCGCTCGGCGTCGCCATCGGCTACCTCGCCTCCGGGGACGCGGTCCGCCCGATCACGATGATCATCTACTTCGGTCTGTCGATCCTCGGCGGCCTGTGGTTCCCCTCCACTGGCTTCCCAACCTGGCTGCAGGACATCGCCAAGTGGCTGCCCACGCACGCGTACGCTGCCCTGGGGCGCTCCATCGAACAGAGTCAGGCCCCGCACGCCCAGGACATCGCCATCCTCGTCGCCTTCTTCCTGCTCTTCGCGGGCGGCGCGGCCTGGCTGTACCGGAAGGACACGCTGAAGGCGTGA
- a CDS encoding sensor histidine kinase, translating to MTDDGLPDELRAENTIRIGQQPRNGGEALRKLVWILPWLIFLGAPMQDLASGRHTPAATAAGWVALATFTGVYLTLVFRNMGRPFSGPAVGAFVVLLATLAIVLGLTLGYPWIGLFVYVSVTCGAALPMPVTYWAIGLNALAMLLVGLYNSKFDWSLLLVVVLLGFAMTGVKQLVRTTIELRKARATVAQLAANEERLRLARDLHDLLGHSLSLITLKSELAGRMLPGDPDKAAQQVADIEQVSRQALVDVREAVTGYRRPRLSAELAGTQVALTAADITADVPAEPDLAGVSEESESALAWALREAITNVVRHSGAGRCTVEVLRRQTLDGQMLELSVEDNGSGGSGKGPGNGLTGLTERLEKAGGSLEAGRTKQGFRLVARVPAGSPPAVGSGA from the coding sequence ATGACGGACGACGGGCTGCCCGACGAACTGCGGGCCGAGAACACGATCAGGATCGGCCAGCAGCCCCGCAACGGTGGCGAGGCGCTGCGCAAGCTGGTCTGGATCCTGCCCTGGCTGATCTTCCTCGGGGCGCCCATGCAGGACCTGGCCTCCGGCCGGCACACCCCCGCCGCCACCGCGGCGGGCTGGGTGGCCCTGGCGACCTTCACCGGCGTCTATCTGACGCTGGTCTTCCGGAACATGGGCCGCCCGTTCTCGGGCCCGGCCGTCGGCGCCTTCGTCGTCCTGCTCGCCACGCTCGCCATTGTCCTGGGCCTCACCCTCGGCTACCCGTGGATCGGTCTCTTCGTCTACGTCTCCGTCACCTGCGGCGCCGCTCTCCCGATGCCGGTGACGTACTGGGCGATCGGGCTGAACGCCCTGGCGATGCTCCTGGTGGGCCTGTACAACAGCAAGTTCGACTGGAGCCTGCTGCTGGTGGTGGTGCTCCTCGGCTTCGCGATGACGGGCGTGAAGCAACTGGTGCGCACCACCATAGAGTTGCGCAAGGCCCGCGCCACGGTCGCCCAACTGGCCGCCAACGAGGAGCGGTTGCGCCTGGCCCGCGACCTCCATGACCTGCTCGGCCACTCCCTGTCGCTGATCACGTTGAAGAGCGAGCTGGCGGGCCGCATGCTCCCCGGCGACCCCGACAAGGCGGCCCAGCAGGTCGCCGACATCGAACAGGTCAGCCGTCAGGCCCTGGTGGACGTCCGCGAGGCGGTCACCGGCTACCGCCGCCCCCGGCTGTCCGCGGAGCTCGCGGGCACGCAGGTCGCCCTGACGGCCGCCGACATCACCGCCGACGTGCCCGCCGAACCCGACCTCGCCGGCGTCTCCGAGGAGAGCGAGTCGGCCCTGGCCTGGGCGCTGCGCGAGGCGATCACCAACGTCGTGCGCCACAGCGGTGCCGGACGGTGCACGGTGGAGGTGCTCAGGCGGCAGACCCTGGACGGGCAGATGCTCGAACTCTCCGTCGAGGACAACGGATCCGGCGGCTCGGGCAAGGGGCCGGGCAACGGCCTGACAGGCCTGACCGAGCGTCTGGAGAAGGCGGGCGGAAGCCTGGAGGCGGGGCGCACGAAGCAAGGGTTCCGGCTGGTCGCCCGCGTCCCCGCGGGCTCGCCGCCGGCCGTAGGATCCGGTGCATGA
- a CDS encoding response regulator transcription factor gives MSPTIKVLLAEDQSMVREALAALLGLEDDIEVVAQVARGDEVVAAAREYDVDVALLDIEMPGCTGIEAAALVHKELPAVKVVVLTTFGRPGYLRSAMEAGADAFLVKDAPAAQLAEAVRKVLAGERVIDPTLAAAALAGGANPLTDREREILRAAADGSTNAELAAALHLSQGTVRNYLSTAIQKLAVRNRAEAVRIAREKGWL, from the coding sequence ATGAGCCCTACGATCAAGGTTCTGCTCGCCGAGGACCAGTCGATGGTCCGCGAGGCGCTGGCCGCCCTCCTCGGTCTTGAGGACGACATCGAGGTCGTCGCCCAAGTGGCGCGCGGCGACGAGGTGGTGGCGGCCGCCCGCGAGTACGACGTGGATGTGGCCCTCCTCGACATCGAGATGCCGGGCTGCACCGGTATCGAGGCGGCGGCCCTGGTCCACAAGGAACTCCCGGCGGTGAAGGTGGTCGTCCTCACCACCTTCGGCCGTCCCGGCTACCTCCGCAGCGCCATGGAAGCGGGCGCCGACGCCTTCCTGGTCAAGGACGCCCCGGCCGCCCAACTGGCAGAGGCGGTACGCAAGGTGCTGGCGGGAGAACGGGTCATCGACCCCACCCTCGCCGCCGCGGCCCTGGCAGGGGGCGCGAACCCGCTGACCGACCGCGAACGGGAGATCCTGCGCGCGGCGGCCGACGGTTCCACCAACGCGGAACTGGCAGCGGCGCTGCATCTGTCGCAGGGCACGGTCCGCAACTACCTCTCGACGGCGATCCAGAAACTGGCGGTACGCAACAGGGCCGAGGCGGTACGCATCGCGAGGGAAAAGGGCTGGCTCTGA
- a CDS encoding transglutaminase-like domain-containing protein: MRPPYPPPPERSAELRRRFAEEARSERPDLSTLCLLVGAAADGALDETGLDAAQVELDRLAGQLPFRPGGSLSWAMALHHLLGVQNAFRGSPADYQRLESSLLHEVLRRRRGLPILLSVVWMEVARRAGAAVYGVALPGHFVVGFGPPEEQALVDPFDGGRVLGGGDVELLVAGATGAPLDPSMLVPAAPLEVVSRILNNIRAWAAARPERSDVALWAVELALLVPSHPARLRYERAQLLVQRGDFVEGAVELEEYAELIRVVDEGAAEQVLGQARAARALLN; encoded by the coding sequence ATGCGTCCCCCATACCCACCACCGCCCGAGCGGTCCGCCGAACTGCGGCGGCGGTTCGCCGAGGAGGCGCGGTCCGAGCGGCCCGATCTGTCCACGCTGTGCCTGCTGGTGGGGGCCGCGGCGGACGGGGCGCTGGACGAGACGGGCCTGGACGCCGCCCAGGTGGAGCTGGACCGGCTGGCCGGGCAGCTGCCGTTCCGGCCGGGCGGGTCGCTGTCCTGGGCGATGGCGCTGCACCACCTGCTGGGCGTGCAGAACGCCTTCCGCGGCTCTCCCGCCGACTACCAGCGCCTGGAGTCGTCCCTGCTGCACGAGGTGCTGCGGCGACGGCGCGGGCTGCCGATCCTGCTGTCGGTGGTGTGGATGGAGGTCGCGCGGCGGGCGGGGGCGGCGGTGTACGGGGTCGCCCTGCCCGGGCATTTCGTCGTCGGGTTCGGGCCTCCGGAGGAACAGGCGCTCGTCGATCCGTTCGACGGGGGGCGGGTGCTCGGCGGGGGCGACGTGGAGTTGCTGGTGGCCGGGGCCACGGGGGCGCCGTTGGATCCGTCGATGCTGGTGCCCGCGGCGCCCCTGGAGGTGGTGTCGCGCATCCTGAACAACATCCGTGCGTGGGCCGCCGCGCGGCCCGAGCGGTCGGACGTGGCGTTGTGGGCGGTGGAGCTGGCGCTGCTGGTGCCTTCGCATCCGGCGCGGTTGCGGTACGAGCGGGCTCAGTTGCTCGTGCAGCGGGGGGACTTCGTCGAGGGTGCGGTGGAGCTGGAGGAGTACGCGGAGTTGATCAGGGTGGTGGACGAAGGGGCTGCGGAGCAGGTGCTGGGGCAGGCCCGAGCCGCTCGGGCACTGCTCAACTGA
- a CDS encoding GNAT family N-acetyltransferase yields MEISAGGRLEVRITAADVGKRVSVRRLIEAGVLEEKFTDTVGVLTSWDDGVLLITRKGGESVRIPESSLVAGKTVPAAPARRRGPAASYEELAHVASRAWRPVESERLGGWELRAAGGFTRRANSVLPLGEPGMPLDEALTAVRRWYGDRGLPAYVQTATGAEGTQELLCAELERRGWVREVTAELWTGALAPVADRAEGAGVVLTREADEAWLARYQRKGVSEVALKVLGSGPSVWFATVPGEQAPAAIGRCVVDGRWASFAAVEVDPAMRRRGLASTVMAALARRALDEGASAAWLQVEEDNAGARALYAGMGFAAHHAYHHYREPAAPGSGQ; encoded by the coding sequence GTGGAAATCTCGGCCGGCGGACGTCTTGAGGTTCGTATCACCGCTGCTGACGTGGGAAAACGAGTCTCCGTGCGACGCTTGATCGAAGCCGGAGTCCTGGAAGAGAAGTTCACCGACACGGTGGGTGTTCTCACATCATGGGACGACGGTGTGCTGCTGATCACACGCAAGGGCGGCGAGAGCGTCCGGATTCCGGAGTCCTCGCTGGTCGCGGGGAAGACCGTGCCCGCGGCGCCCGCCCGGCGCAGGGGCCCCGCCGCCTCGTACGAGGAACTCGCCCACGTCGCCTCGCGCGCGTGGCGGCCGGTCGAGAGCGAGCGGCTCGGCGGGTGGGAGCTGCGGGCCGCGGGCGGATTCACCCGGCGGGCCAATTCCGTGCTGCCACTGGGCGAGCCCGGTATGCCGCTCGACGAGGCGCTGACCGCCGTACGGCGGTGGTACGGCGACCGTGGGCTGCCCGCCTACGTCCAGACCGCGACCGGCGCCGAGGGTACGCAGGAGCTGCTGTGCGCGGAGCTGGAGCGGCGCGGGTGGGTGCGCGAGGTGACCGCCGAGCTGTGGACCGGGGCGCTCGCGCCGGTCGCCGACCGGGCGGAGGGCGCGGGCGTCGTGCTGACCCGGGAGGCCGACGAGGCGTGGCTCGCGCGCTACCAGCGCAAGGGCGTGAGCGAGGTGGCGCTGAAGGTGCTGGGGAGCGGGCCGTCGGTGTGGTTCGCGACGGTCCCCGGGGAGCAGGCGCCCGCGGCGATCGGGCGGTGTGTCGTGGACGGGCGGTGGGCGTCCTTCGCGGCCGTCGAGGTGGACCCGGCGATGCGGCGGCGCGGGCTGGCGAGCACCGTCATGGCCGCGCTGGCCCGACGCGCCCTGGACGAGGGCGCCTCGGCCGCCTGGCTGCAGGTCGAGGAGGACAACGCGGGCGCGCGGGCGCTGTACGCCGGAATGGGATTCGCCGCGCATCACGCGTACCACCACTACCGGGAGCCGGCGGCTCCCGGCAGCGGCCAGTAG
- the fdxA gene encoding ferredoxin: MTYVIAQPCVDVKDKACIEECPVDCIYEGQRSLYIHPDECVDCGACEPVCPVEAIFYEDDTPEEWKDYYKANVEFFDELGSPGGASKLGLIERDHPFIAALPPQAE; encoded by the coding sequence GTGACCTACGTCATCGCGCAGCCTTGTGTCGACGTCAAGGACAAGGCGTGCATCGAGGAGTGCCCGGTCGACTGCATCTACGAGGGCCAGCGGTCCTTGTACATCCACCCGGACGAATGCGTCGACTGTGGGGCCTGTGAGCCGGTCTGCCCGGTAGAGGCCATCTTCTACGAGGACGACACTCCGGAGGAGTGGAAGGACTACTACAAGGCGAACGTCGAGTTCTTCGACGAGCTCGGCTCCCCCGGCGGCGCCAGCAAGCTGGGCCTGATCGAGCGGGACCACCCCTTCATCGCCGCACTGCCGCCGCAGGCCGAGTAA
- a CDS encoding bifunctional succinyldiaminopimelate transaminase/glutamate-prephenate aminotransferase, with translation MSAVSDRLPTFPWDKLEPYKKAAAAHPDGIVDLSVGTPVDPVPELVQKALIDAADSPGYPTVWGTPALRDAITGWLERRLGARGVTHRHVLPIVGSKELVAWLPTQLGLGPGDTVAFPRLAYPTYEVGARLARAHHVAYDTETFAASPAGAGLDPTNLKLLWLNSPSNPTGKVLSKEELTRIVAWAREHGVLVFSDECYLELGWEADPVSVLHPDVNGGSYEGIVSVHSLSKRSNLAGYRAAFLAGDPAVLGPLLEIRKHGGMMTSAPTQAAVVAALGDDQHVREQRERYAARRTVLREALLGHGFRIEHSEASLYLWATRDESCWDTVAHLAELGILVAPGDFYGSAGERFVRVALTATDERVRAAVARL, from the coding sequence GTGTCCGCAGTCTCCGACCGCCTGCCCACCTTCCCCTGGGACAAGCTGGAGCCGTACAAGAAAGCGGCCGCCGCGCACCCGGACGGCATCGTCGACCTCTCCGTCGGCACCCCGGTCGACCCGGTCCCGGAGCTGGTCCAGAAGGCCCTCATCGACGCGGCGGACTCCCCGGGCTACCCGACCGTCTGGGGCACCCCGGCGCTGCGCGACGCGATCACCGGCTGGCTGGAGCGCCGCCTGGGCGCCCGCGGAGTCACCCACAGGCACGTCCTGCCGATCGTCGGCTCCAAGGAGCTGGTCGCCTGGCTGCCGACCCAGCTGGGTCTCGGTCCCGGCGACACGGTCGCCTTTCCGCGGCTCGCGTACCCGACGTACGAGGTCGGCGCCCGCCTGGCCCGCGCACACCACGTGGCCTACGACACGGAGACCTTCGCGGCTTCCCCCGCGGGGGCCGGCCTCGACCCGACGAACCTGAAGCTCCTCTGGCTCAACTCGCCGTCGAACCCGACCGGCAAGGTGCTGAGCAAGGAGGAGCTGACCCGCATCGTCGCCTGGGCCCGCGAGCACGGCGTCCTGGTCTTCTCCGACGAGTGCTACCTGGAGCTGGGCTGGGAGGCCGACCCCGTCTCGGTCCTGCACCCGGACGTGAACGGCGGCTCGTACGAGGGCATCGTCTCCGTCCATTCGCTGTCGAAGCGCTCGAACCTGGCGGGCTACCGCGCGGCCTTCCTGGCCGGTGACCCGGCCGTCCTCGGCCCGCTGCTGGAGATCCGCAAGCACGGCGGCATGATGACGTCGGCGCCCACGCAGGCGGCCGTGGTGGCGGCCCTGGGCGACGACCAGCACGTCCGCGAGCAGCGGGAGCGGTACGCCGCCCGCCGTACGGTCCTGCGCGAGGCGCTCCTCGGCCACGGCTTCCGCATCGAGCACAGCGAGGCCAGCCTCTACCTGTGGGCGACGCGGGACGAGTCCTGCTGGGACACGGTGGCCCACCTCGCCGAGCTCGGCATCCTGGTCGCGCCGGGCGACTTCTACGGCTCGGCCGGCGAGAGGTTCGTACGGGTGGCGCTGACGGCGACGGACGAGCGGGTGCGGGCGGCCGTGGCGCGTCTGTAG
- a CDS encoding ATP-binding protein, whose product MSLPLTRRIARAALLVAAGAAAGVGAAGSASAAPELPATPNVGGLTALDGASVGNTVDGAAQNVTGLAGATGANAVKKAVPNAGKTGGGVAKKAAPAAQKAAGVAAGSVGEIVGATTQTASKGGASLPTDSLTKGGLPATGSLPVKGLPIGG is encoded by the coding sequence ATGTCCCTCCCCCTGACCCGTCGGATCGCCCGTGCCGCGCTGCTCGTCGCAGCGGGAGCGGCTGCCGGGGTCGGTGCGGCCGGCTCCGCGAGCGCGGCCCCCGAACTGCCCGCCACCCCGAACGTGGGCGGCCTGACCGCGCTGGACGGGGCGAGCGTCGGCAACACCGTGGACGGTGCTGCGCAGAACGTCACCGGGCTCGCGGGCGCCACCGGTGCCAACGCGGTCAAGAAGGCCGTGCCGAACGCGGGCAAGACCGGCGGCGGTGTCGCGAAGAAGGCGGCTCCGGCGGCGCAGAAGGCCGCGGGGGTCGCGGCGGGCTCCGTCGGGGAGATCGTCGGCGCCACCACGCAGACGGCGAGCAAGGGCGGCGCCAGCCTGCCGACGGACTCGCTGACCAAGGGCGGCCTGCCGGCGACCGGCAGCCTGCCCGTGAAGGGCCTGCCGATCGGCGGCTGA
- a CDS encoding heavy metal transporter: MPEPSPTLKRRGRLFRIGAAFVVLLAVAGYLAVQYVTGGSGGPGCKVVSDEAGGATYEFTPEQAVNAATIAAVGTGRGMPERAVTIALATSLQESGLRNIEHGDRDSLGLFQQRPSQGWGTKKQILDPTYAAGVFYKHLAKVRDYPKLPLTVAAQRVQRSGFPEAYAKHEMDATLLSAALTGNSAATLTCDGRPAGTRAAGPDAVRAALVRDFGRDALQPAAAEVGAATTPTPPATPSSRAPSRTVTLPVDEDPSRAKGRSAGQRGWQLAHWAVANSSALHIERVSYGGREWIAGNTDSKWRTATAAGAEETRTTAGAVRIVTGQ; the protein is encoded by the coding sequence GTGCCAGAGCCGTCACCCACCCTCAAACGCCGCGGCCGCCTCTTCCGCATCGGGGCGGCCTTCGTGGTCCTCCTCGCCGTCGCGGGCTATCTCGCGGTGCAGTACGTCACCGGGGGCAGCGGCGGGCCGGGCTGCAAGGTGGTCTCGGACGAGGCCGGAGGGGCGACGTACGAGTTCACGCCCGAGCAGGCGGTGAACGCGGCGACGATCGCCGCCGTGGGCACCGGACGCGGCATGCCCGAGCGGGCGGTGACCATCGCGCTGGCGACCTCGCTGCAGGAGTCGGGGCTGCGCAACATCGAGCACGGCGACCGGGACTCGCTCGGCCTGTTCCAGCAGCGGCCCTCGCAGGGCTGGGGCACGAAGAAGCAGATCCTGGACCCGACGTACGCGGCGGGCGTCTTCTACAAGCACCTGGCCAAGGTGCGCGACTATCCGAAGCTTCCCCTCACGGTGGCCGCGCAGCGTGTGCAGCGCAGCGGCTTTCCGGAGGCGTACGCCAAGCACGAGATGGACGCCACCCTCCTGTCCGCCGCCCTCACCGGGAACTCGGCCGCCACGCTGACCTGCGACGGCCGCCCGGCCGGAACCCGGGCGGCGGGCCCGGACGCGGTACGGGCCGCGCTGGTACGGGACTTCGGGCGCGACGCGCTGCAGCCCGCCGCCGCGGAAGTGGGCGCCGCGACGACGCCGACGCCCCCGGCGACCCCGAGCTCACGGGCCCCCTCGCGGACCGTCACGCTCCCCGTCGACGAGGACCCGAGCCGCGCCAAGGGCCGCAGCGCGGGGCAGCGCGGCTGGCAGCTCGCCCACTGGGCGGTGGCCAACTCCTCGGCGCTGCACATCGAACGCGTCTCCTACGGCGGGCGGGAGTGGATCGCCGGGAACACCGACAGCAAGTGGCGCACTGCCACCGCGGCGGGCGCCGAGGAGACGCGCACGACCGCGGGCGCGGTACGGATCGTCACCGGCCAGTAG
- the dapE gene encoding succinyl-diaminopimelate desuccinylase, giving the protein MADTPLDLTLDAAELTAQLVDFASESGTEKPLADAIETALSALPHLTVERYGNNVVARTNLGRSQRVILAGHIDTVPIADNVPSRLDEDGVLWGCGTCDMKSGVAVQLRIAATVPAPNRDLTFVFYDNEEVAAELNGLKHVAEAHPDWLEGDFAVLLEPSDGEVEGGCQGTLRVLLKTTGERAHSARSWMGSNAIHAAAPILARLSSYEPRYPVIDGLEYREGLNAVGISGGVAGNVIPDECVVTVNFRYAPDRTEEEAIAHVREVFADCGVDEIVVDDHSGAALPGLSRPAAAAFIEAVGGTPQPKYGWTDVSRFSSLGIPAVNYGPGNPHLAHKRDERVETAKILAGEERLRAWLTA; this is encoded by the coding sequence ATGGCCGACACCCCGCTTGACCTCACTCTGGACGCTGCCGAGCTCACTGCCCAGCTCGTCGACTTCGCGTCCGAGAGCGGTACCGAGAAGCCGCTCGCCGACGCGATCGAGACAGCCCTGAGCGCCCTGCCGCACCTGACCGTCGAGCGGTACGGCAACAACGTCGTCGCGCGGACGAACCTGGGACGGTCGCAGCGGGTGATCCTGGCAGGCCACATCGACACGGTGCCCATCGCGGACAACGTCCCCTCCCGGCTGGACGAGGACGGCGTCCTGTGGGGCTGCGGGACCTGCGACATGAAGTCGGGTGTGGCGGTGCAGCTGCGCATCGCGGCGACGGTGCCGGCCCCCAACCGCGACCTGACCTTCGTCTTCTACGACAACGAAGAGGTCGCGGCCGAGCTGAACGGCCTCAAGCACGTGGCCGAGGCGCACCCCGACTGGCTGGAGGGAGACTTCGCGGTGCTCCTGGAGCCCTCGGACGGCGAGGTCGAGGGCGGCTGCCAGGGCACCCTGCGGGTCCTGCTGAAGACCACGGGCGAGCGGGCCCACTCGGCGCGCAGCTGGATGGGCTCCAACGCGATCCACGCGGCCGCGCCGATCCTGGCCCGCCTGTCCTCGTACGAACCCCGTTACCCCGTGATCGACGGCCTGGAGTACCGGGAGGGCCTGAACGCGGTGGGCATCTCGGGCGGTGTGGCGGGCAATGTCATCCCCGACGAGTGCGTCGTGACCGTCAACTTCCGCTATGCGCCCGACCGCACGGAGGAAGAGGCGATCGCCCACGTCAGGGAGGTCTTCGCGGACTGCGGAGTGGACGAGATCGTGGTGGACGACCACAGCGGCGCCGCACTGCCGGGCCTGAGCCGTCCGGCCGCGGCGGCCTTCATCGAGGCGGTGGGCGGCACCCCGCAGCCCAAGTACGGCTGGACGGACGTGTCCCGCTTCTCCTCCCTCGGCATCCCCGCCGTCAACTACGGCCCCGGGAACCCGCACTTGGCCCACAAGCGGGACGAACGGGTCGAAACGGCGAAGATCCTGGCGGGCGAGGAGCGCCTGCGGGCCTGGCTGACGGCCTGA
- a CDS encoding TIGR00730 family Rossman fold protein has protein sequence MATGNPEGKKQPPEEQRLGPVLRRRNQVTASTTDQRLLDAGGPSDWVHTDPWRVLRIQSEFIEGFGTLAELPPAISVFGSARTKTDSPEYEAGVRLGRGLVEAGWAVITGGGPGAMEAANKGAVEAKGVSVGLGIELPFEQGLNAYVDIGLNFRYFFVRKMMFVKYAQGFVVLPGGLGTLDELFEALTLVQTQKVTRFPIVLFGSEYWGGLVDWLRNTLIAQGKASEKDLLLFHVTDDVDEAVALVSKEAAR, from the coding sequence ATGGCTACCGGGAACCCCGAGGGCAAGAAGCAGCCACCGGAGGAACAGCGCCTTGGACCGGTCCTCCGGCGGCGGAACCAGGTCACGGCGAGCACGACGGACCAGCGGCTGCTGGACGCGGGCGGTCCGTCGGACTGGGTCCACACGGACCCCTGGCGCGTACTGCGCATCCAGTCGGAGTTCATCGAGGGCTTCGGCACGCTCGCCGAACTGCCGCCCGCGATCAGCGTGTTCGGCTCGGCGCGCACCAAGACGGACTCACCGGAGTACGAGGCGGGAGTACGGCTCGGGCGGGGCCTGGTGGAGGCCGGCTGGGCGGTCATCACGGGCGGCGGCCCCGGCGCCATGGAGGCGGCCAACAAGGGCGCCGTGGAGGCGAAGGGCGTCTCGGTCGGACTGGGCATCGAGCTGCCCTTCGAACAGGGGCTGAACGCCTACGTCGACATCGGCCTGAACTTCCGCTACTTCTTCGTCCGCAAGATGATGTTCGTGAAGTACGCGCAGGGCTTTGTGGTCCTGCCCGGCGGCCTGGGCACCCTCGACGAACTCTTCGAGGCCCTCACCCTGGTCCAGACCCAGAAGGTCACCCGCTTCCCTATCGTGCTGTTCGGGAGCGAGTACTGGGGCGGCCTGGTGGACTGGCTGAGGAACACGCTGATCGCCCAGGGCAAGGCCTCGGAGAAGGACCTGCTCCTGTTCCACGTCACGGACGACGTGGACGAGGCGGTCGCCCTGGTCTCGAAGGAGGCCGCCCGGTAA